A region of Dioscorea cayenensis subsp. rotundata cultivar TDr96_F1 chromosome 5, TDr96_F1_v2_PseudoChromosome.rev07_lg8_w22 25.fasta, whole genome shotgun sequence DNA encodes the following proteins:
- the LOC120262470 gene encoding tRNA 2'-phosphotransferase 1-like isoform X3 — protein MLSTTLSNSSSRGKGRGFGSRDDRSPHGGKGGIDRIDALGRLLTRILRHQALELKLDMRSDGYVRVHDLLMLNVMTLAKVPLRSHSVDEVKEAVRRDNKQRFGLLEENGELLIRANQGHTISIISSESLLQPILSVDELVCVHGTYKKNLESILQFGLKRMARLHVHFSCGLPTDGQIISGMRRDVNVLVFLNVRKALEEDMKLYISDNKVILTEGFNGVVPVKFFEKIETWPGRQPIPFQS, from the exons TTCTCGAGGAAAGGGCCGAGGTTTTGGCTCTAGGGATGATCGGTCCCCGCACGGTGGAAAAGGCGGCATTGATCGGATCGATGCTCTTGGGAGACTCTT GACAAGGATCTTGCGCCACCAGGCTTTAGAGTTGAAGTTGGATATGAGGAGCGATGGTTATGTTAGGGTTCATGATTTGTTAATGTTGAATGTGATGACGCTTGCGAAGGTCCCTTTGAGATCCCACTCAGTGGATGAAGTTAAGGAG GCAGTGAGGAGGGATAACAAACAACGCTTCGGCCTTTTGGAAGAAAATGGGGAGCTTTTGATCCGTGCCAATCAGGGCCACACAATATCg ATTATCAGCTCTGAGAGCTTATTACAGCCCATCTTGTCAGTTGATGAACTAG TTTGTGTGCATGGCACTTATAAGAAGAATTTGGAATCAATCTTGCAATTTGGGTTAAAGCGAATGGCAAGGTTACACGTCCATTTCTCATGTGGATTGCCTACAGATGGTCAAATAATTAGCG GTATGCGGAGAGATGTTAATGTCTTGGTCTTCTTGAACGTCAGAAAGGCACTGGAAG AGGACATGAAGCTATATATATCAGATAACAAAGTTATCCTGACGGAGGGCTTTAATGGTGTTGTGCCTGTCAAATTCTTCGAGAAGATTGAAACATGGCCTGGGAGACAACCCATACCTTTTCAAAGCTGA
- the LOC120262470 gene encoding tRNA 2'-phosphotransferase 1-like isoform X1, giving the protein MLSTTLSNSRRLNPKPKHTRSSMWPSASLSLRALCCFASSSSSSLLLSPALRLSHHFLLSALSSNPRPFPLMQSSTAEPHHFSSSPLASSSRGKGRGFGSRDDRSPHGGKGGIDRIDALGRLLTRILRHQALELKLDMRSDGYVRVHDLLMLNVMTLAKVPLRSHSVDEVKEAVRRDNKQRFGLLEENGELLIRANQGHTISIISSESLLQPILSVDELVCVHGTYKKNLESILQFGLKRMARLHVHFSCGLPTDGQIISGMRRDVNVLVFLNVRKALEEDMKLYISDNKVILTEGFNGVVPVKFFEKIETWPGRQPIPFQS; this is encoded by the exons GCGTTTGAACCCGAAACCAAAACACACCCGCTCTTCAATGTGGCCTTCAGCATCATTGTCCCTTCGAGCTCTCTgttgttttgcttcttcttcttcttcatcccttCTTCTTTCCCCTGCTCTCCGGCTCTCCCACCATTTCCTCCTCTCCGCTCTCTCTTCAAACCCTCGCCCTTTTCCCCTAATGCAAAGCTCCACCGCTGAACCTCATCATTTCTCCTCCTCCCCATTAGCTTCAAG TTCTCGAGGAAAGGGCCGAGGTTTTGGCTCTAGGGATGATCGGTCCCCGCACGGTGGAAAAGGCGGCATTGATCGGATCGATGCTCTTGGGAGACTCTT GACAAGGATCTTGCGCCACCAGGCTTTAGAGTTGAAGTTGGATATGAGGAGCGATGGTTATGTTAGGGTTCATGATTTGTTAATGTTGAATGTGATGACGCTTGCGAAGGTCCCTTTGAGATCCCACTCAGTGGATGAAGTTAAGGAG GCAGTGAGGAGGGATAACAAACAACGCTTCGGCCTTTTGGAAGAAAATGGGGAGCTTTTGATCCGTGCCAATCAGGGCCACACAATATCg ATTATCAGCTCTGAGAGCTTATTACAGCCCATCTTGTCAGTTGATGAACTAG TTTGTGTGCATGGCACTTATAAGAAGAATTTGGAATCAATCTTGCAATTTGGGTTAAAGCGAATGGCAAGGTTACACGTCCATTTCTCATGTGGATTGCCTACAGATGGTCAAATAATTAGCG GTATGCGGAGAGATGTTAATGTCTTGGTCTTCTTGAACGTCAGAAAGGCACTGGAAG AGGACATGAAGCTATATATATCAGATAACAAAGTTATCCTGACGGAGGGCTTTAATGGTGTTGTGCCTGTCAAATTCTTCGAGAAGATTGAAACATGGCCTGGGAGACAACCCATACCTTTTCAAAGCTGA
- the LOC120262469 gene encoding protein arginine N-methyltransferase PRMT10-like, translating to MPLPPPRSSHPRRPSSPSPTASDTPMANGDQFMAEVPASVDKDVDFANYFCTYAFLYHQKEMLSDRVRMEAYYNAVFRNLTHFRDKVVLDVGTGSGILAIWCAQAGAKKVYAVEATKMSEHARELVKANSVGDVVEVIEGSMEDVLLPEKVDVIISEWMGYFLLRESMFDSVICARDRWLKPDGVMYPSHARMWIGPIRSGLSEQKMNDMENAMSDWYCFVDEMESQYGVNMNVLSKPYRDENEKYYLKTSLWNNLHPNQVIGTPAVIKEIDCLTATIDEIRELRVKFSLRINLDRTRLSGFAGWFDVHFRGSHQNPAKNEVELTTAPSEDNPTHWGQQTFLLHPPLRVNEGDKLAVSFSMVRSKHNHRLMDVEFTSELQQSSGKMHSPVFSKFYIE from the exons ATGCCATTACCACCACCTCGAAGTTCACATCCTCGCCGcccttcttctccctctccgACGGCATCCGACACGCCGATGGCGAACGGAGACCAGTTTATGGCGGAGGTGCCGGCTTCGGTCGACAAGGATGTGGACTTCGCGAACTACTTCTGCACCTACGCGTTCCTGTACCACCAGAAAGAGATGCTCTCCGACCGCGTTCGCATGGAAGCCTACTACAACGCCGTGTTCAGGAACCTTACTCACTTCCGCGATAAG GTTGTGTTGGATGTTGGTACTGGCAGTGGAATCCTTGCAATATGGTGTGCTCAAGCAGGAGCGAAGAAGGTGTATGCTGTTGAAGCTACGAAGATGTCGGAGCATGCTCGTGAGCTTGTTAAAGCTAATAGCGTCGGGGATGTAGTTGAGGTGATTGAGGGGTCGATGGAGGATGTTCTTTTGCCGGAGAAAG TTGATGTTATAATATCGGAATGGATGGGATATTTTCTTCTTCGAGAGTCAATGTTTGACTCTGTTATTTGTGCAAGAGATCGATGGCTTAAGCCAGACGGAGTAAT GTATCCTAGCCATGCTCGCATGTGGATTGGGCCTATAAGATCTGGCTTATCTGAACAAAAAATGAATGACATGGAAAATGCAATGAGCGACTGGTATTGCTTTGTTGACGAGATGGAAAGTCAATATGGTGTTAACATGAATGTTCTATCAAAGCCTTACCGAGATGAAAATGAGAAATACTATCTAAAG ACATCATTGTGGAACAACCTTCATCCCAATCAAGTCATTGGGACCCCTGCTGTTATCAAGGAGATTGACTGTTTGACAGCTACTATAGATGAAATTCGTGAGCTTCGTGTAAAGTTTTCATTAAGAATCAACCTAGACAGGACGAGACTCTCTGGATTTGCTGGGTGGTTTGATGTTCATTTTCGG GGTAGCCATCAGAACCCAGCAAAAAATGAAGTTGAGTTAACTACTGCTCCTAGCGAAGACAATCCGACACATTGGGGCCAGCAG ACATTCCTATTACATCCTCCGCTAAGAGTCAATGAAGGGGATAAACTGGCGGTCTCTTTCTCAATGGTTCGCTCCAAACACAACCACAGGCTGATGGATGTGGAATTCACTTCTGAATTGCAGCAGTCATCTGGGAAGATGCATTCACCTGTCTTCTCCAAGTTCTATATTGAATAA